A genomic stretch from Saccharomyces paradoxus chromosome XVI, complete sequence includes:
- the GPI2 gene encoding phosphatidylinositol N-acetylglucosaminyltransferase (Protein involved in the synthesis of GlcNAc-PI~similar to YPL076W), translating to MNKRSPWKRLLWLEQEYPDNYTDPSFIELRARQKAESTKKSDRKLSEAARSQIRLDFISFYQTLLNTSFIYITFTYIYYYGFDPIPPTIFLSFITLIISRTKVDPLLSSFMNVKSSLIITFAMLTLSPVLKSLSKTTASDSIWTLSFWLTLWYVFVISSTRSKHKPSNLSTNILVALVAVLSSRLSTTIDVFCFLLICIQLNIILPTYLSVTNKVVPIISNVIVYSFLNVALGWIYMLLIFFVSVFYITVLPKWFIYWKINYHKRDNDLLSTWDARTPILD from the coding sequence ATGAATAAGAGATCTCCTTGGAAGCGTCTACTATGGTTGGAACAGGAGTACCCAGACAACTATACAGATCCAAGTTTTATTGAACTGAGAGCAAGACAAAAGGCTGAGAGCACCAAGAAGTCTGATAGAAAATTGTCAGAAGCCGCTCGCTCTCAAATTAGGTTGGATTTTATAAGCTTCTACCAAACCTTATTGAACACCTCTTTCATTTACATCACTTttacatatatttattattatggTTTTGATCCTATTCCGCCGactatttttctttcattcaTAACATTGATTATATCAAGGACGAAAGTCGATCCTTTATTGTCCTCATTCATGAATGTCAAGTCTTCATTGATTATCACGTTTGCAATGTTGACTCTCTCTCCAGTCCTCAAGTCTCTTTCTAAGACAACTGCATCCGATTCCATATGGACGTTGTCCTTTTGGCTAACTCTATGGTAcgtttttgttatttcGTCAACAAGGTCCAAGCATAAGCCCTCTAACCTTTCCACCAATATACTTGTTGCCCTTGTTGCCGTATTATCATCGAGGCTCTCAACCACAATCGAcgtattttgttttcttttaatctGTATTCAGTTGAATATCATTTTACCCACTTATTTATCGGTAACAAATAAGGTAGTAccaataatttcaaatgtTATTGTATActcatttttgaatgttGCTCTTGGCTGGATTTACATGCtgttgattttctttgtttcaGTGTTTTACATCACTGTTTTGCCTAAATGGTTCATTTACTGGAAAATCAATTACCATAAACGGGATAACGATCTGCTAAGTACATGGGATGCAAGAACGCCAATATTGGACTAG
- a CDS encoding uncharacterized protein (similar to YPL077C) has product MSAVQKPNQKFIVYIFMKDLQKKSSVRRQITNEDDERYGDDSLHELPRTIPNVNPYIRNCGFRPSYSSQIPSTRSLFNNYYNRSSANTVGNDTIDTDSVSYNGIGKFRRNSVDIPLQTHNRLEVRPIVDRQDYLWREINALADVKRQAQATELYDQFPHGFENKLMQLRQAHSKLLQVLRDRNAKIEEEQRREVAVATAAAMMTRTPSPTGKSVGDEATSNNMHSSSAVRNPNGPTVDPEEGKYIQELVDTIRELQ; this is encoded by the coding sequence ATGTCGGCCGTTCAGAAACCcaaccaaaaatttataGTTTACATCTTCATGAAAGACCTCCAAAAAAAGAGTTCGGTACGAAGACAAATCACGAATGAGGACGATGAACGGTATGGTGACGACAGCCTGCATGAGCTTCCCAGAACAATACCAAATGTAAATCCCTATATTAGAAATTGTGGATTCAGGCCATCTTACTCTTCCCAAATTCCTTCGACGAGAAGTTTATTTAATAACTATTATAATCGTTCAAGTGCTAATACAGTGGGAAATGACACAATAGATACTGATAGTGTTAGTTATAACGGAATTGGCAAATTTCGGAGAAATAGTGTGGATATACCGCTGCAAACACACAACCGACTGGAAGTACGACCTATCGTCGACAGGCAAGACTATTTATGGAGAGAGATAAATGCCCTGGCTGACGTTAAAAGACAAGCACAAGCAACAGAGTTGTATGATCAATTCCCTCATGGATTCGAGAACAAACTGATGCAATTAAGGCAAGCACATAGTAAACTACTTCAAGTTTTGAGAGATCGTAATGCtaaaatagaagaagaacaacgCCGTGAAGTAGCTGTGGCAACCGCTGCTGCCATGATGACCAGAACACCATCACCAACAGGGAAATCCGTTGGAGATGAAGCCACCAGCAACAACATGCACAGTAGCAGCGCAGTTAGAAATCCAAATGGACCAACGGTTGACCCTGAAGAAGGAAAGTATATTCAAGAGCTAGTGGATACTATAAGGGAATTACAATAG
- the GCR1 gene encoding transcription regulator GCR1 (Transcriptional activator of genes involved in glycolysis~similar to YPL075W) translates to MNFLTQAMSETLQGSNNRIKRNFRTQSVPSTSYNNGKESYGPNTNQLNVLLSQLEQQTSVDSTSTSSNFYSIAQYILQSYFKVNVDSLDSLKLVDLIVDQTYPDSLTLRKLNEGATGQPYDYFNTVSRDPDISKCPIFALAIFFVIRWSHPNPPISIENFTTVPLLDSNFISLNSNPLLYIQNQNPNSNSSVKVLRSQTFEPSKELIDLVFPWLSYLKQDMLLIDRTNYKLYSLCELFEFMGRVAIQDLRYLSQHPLLLPNIVTFISKFIPELFQNEEFKGIGSIKNLNNDTLNNVTGIENQFLNPTAEEVSQKVDSYFMELSKKLTTENIRLSQEITQLKSDMNSVGNVCNQILQLQRQLLSGNQATGSKSENSVSSTGGGILILDKNSINSNVLSNLVQSIDPNNSKPNGQPQVQQRGSKGQSQGQGQTINSPALAPINMFPSLSNSIQPMLGTLAPQPQDIVQKRKLPLPGSIASAATGSPFSPSPVGESPYNKRFKLDDKPTPSQTALDSLLSKSIPSPRLPLSTLANTAVTESFRSPQQFQHSPDFVVGGSSSSTTDNNSKKVNEDSPSSPSKLAERPRLPNNDSTTSMPESPTEVAGDDVAREKAPVSSKSEPNDNSPELKVLEKNSNNGNSPATDARKPVPISAIHNSTEAANPTGTVTKIAPSFPQSSSKFEMINKKGTKTGPNEAIKYKLSRENKTIWDLYAEWYIGLNGKSSIKKLIENYGWRRWKVSEDSHFFPTRRIIMDYIETECDRGIKLGRFTNPQQPREDIRKILVGDLEKFRINNGLTLNSLSLYFRNLTKNNKEICIFENFKNWNVRSMTEEEKLKYCKRQHNTPS, encoded by the coding sequence atgaattttctGACCCAGGCTATGTCAGAAACACTTCAAGGGTCAAATAATAGGATAAAACGTAATTTCAGGACACAAAGTGTGCCATCAACTTCCTATAATAATGGCAAAGAATCATATGGACCGAATACTAACCAATTAAATGTCCTACTTTCTCAATTGGAACAGCAAACAAGTGTTGATAGTACCAGCACGAGCTCAAACTTCTATTCCATTGCTCAATATATTCTACAGTCATATTTCAAGGTCAATGTAGATTCTCTAGACTCGCTTAAGTTGGTGGATTTGATAGTGGACCAAACTTACCCTGATTCCTTGACGCTGAGAAAGCTGAATGAAGGAGCAACGGGACAACCATACGATTATTTTAATACAGTTTCTCGTGATCCTGATATCTCCAAGTGTCCAATATTTGCATTGGCCATATTTTTCGTTATACGATGGAGCCATCCGAACCCTCCAATTTCAATTGAGAATTTCACTACAGTGCCGTTGCTAGATTCAAActttatttctttaaattCCAATCCATTACtatatattcaaaatcaaaaccCAAACAGTAATTCAAGTGTTAAAGTTCTAAGGTCACAAACATTTGAACCTTCTAAAGAACTTATTGACTTAGTATTTCCATGGCTGTCTTATTTGAAGCAGGATATGCTTCTTATTGATAGAACAAATTACAAGCTTTATTCTCTCTGCGAATTATTCGAGTTTATGGGTAGGGTGGCCATTCAGGATCTCCGATATTTGAGTCAGCATCCCTTATTATTACCCAATATTGTAACAttcatttcaaaatttataCCTGAATTGTTCCAAAATGAGGAATTTAAAGGAATTGGCTCGattaaaaatttaaacAACGATACGCTGAACAACGTTACAGGAATAGAAaaccaatttttgaatccaACTGCAGAGGAAGTGAGTCAAAAAGTTGATTCTTATTTCATGGAATTGTCGAAAAAATTAACAACAGAAAACATTAGATTAAGCCAAGAAATAACACAACTGAAGTCTGATATGAATTCCGTAGGCAATGTCTGTAATCAAATTTTGCAATTGCAGAGACAATTGCTTTCGGGAAATCAGGCAACCGGATCAAAGTCTGAAAATAGTGTATCTTCCACAGGTGGGGGGATACTAATACTGGATAAAAATAGTATCAACTCGAATGTACTGAGCAATTTAGTTCAGTCGATAGATCCGAATAACTCCAAACCCAATGGACAGCCCCAAGTACAACAAAGGGGTTCGAAAGGGCAGTCACAGGGACAGGGTCAAACTATTAATAGCCCTGCGCTAGCACCAATTAACATGTTTCCGAGCTTAAGTAATTCTATACAGCCGATGCTCGGCACCTTGGCTCCGCAACCGCAAGATATAGTACAGAAGAGAAAGCTACCGTTGCCAGGTTCCATAGCCTCGGCAGCAACAGGCAGCCCTTTTTCTCCATCACCTGTTGGTGAATCTCCCTATAACAAACGTTTTAAACTCGACGACAAGCCAACTCCGTCTCAGACAGCTCTTGATTCCttactttcaaaatcaattcCAAGTCCCAGACTACCCCTTTCAACGTTGGCTAACACGGCCGTTACTGAATCTTTTCGCTCGCCTCAGCAGTTTCAGCATTCCCCAGATTTCGTAGTTGGTGGTAGCTCAAGTTCAACAACGGATAATAACTCTAAGAAGGTAAATGAGGATTCACCATCATCTCCTTCAAAACTAGCCGAGCGACCACGTCTTCCAAACAACGACTCTACTACTAGCATGCCTGAAAGTCCTACAGAGGTAGCTGGTGATGATGTTGCTAGGGAAAAAGCGCCAGTGTCAAGTAAGTCGGAGCCAAATGATAACAGTCCAGAACTTAAAgtccttgaaaaaaatagtaacaatggtAATTCACCTGCTACGGATGCTAGGAAGCCAGTACCCATCTCTGCTATTCATAATTCTACTGAGGCCGCAAACCCAACTGGTACAGTTACAAAGATAGCTCCATCATTTCCACAAAGCTCCTCCAAATTTgaaatgataaataaaaagggTACGAAGACCGGGCCAAACGAGGCAATCAAGTATAAGTTGTCcagagaaaataaaacaatatGGGACCTATATGCGGAGTGGTACATTGGTTTGAATGGTAAATCctcaataaagaaattgattGAAAACTATGGCTGGCGAAGGTGGAAGGTTAGCGAAGattcacatttttttccaactAGAAGAATCATCATGGATTATATTGAAACGGAATGTGACCGTGGCATAAAACTCGGTAGGTTTACTAATCCCCAACAACCGAGGGAGGATATACGGAAAATTTTGGTAGGTGATCTAGAAAAGTTCAGGATAAATAACGGTCTGACTTTGAATTCCCTATCATTGTACTTCAGAAATTTAACGAAAAATAACAAGGAAATTTGCATTTTTGagaacttcaaaaattggaaCGTTAGATCAAtgacagaagaagagaaattaAAGTACTGCAAAAGACAACATAATACACCATCCTAA
- the YTA6 gene encoding putative AAA family ATPase YTA6 (ATPase of the CDC48/PAS1/SEC18 (AAA) family~similar to YPL074W) — translation MAHEKFSVPENFTLAQSLQLLYSVVRNQYKNLADLIINGKGNKDSVSYGKIHKNLDSLLVYVNEGLRKIEKTYTLKKGLGNLVVDHPELRSVIEDFQILGQDIRIARRKAETLMTEGNDSPSLSSSSSVLGLGTGNGLRFPKLWKMGSKRDKLKEADEKEARINKQADNIRRARKLEEEKKLGAKRQYERDLELQREKLIELKVKEKVEFEVAQKLEEERIKREEEERKHRDQAEKKRISTLKHDRKTNYKSRASLDNFSSNNKSSGKIDNSLIKRRSLDIVRTPDERIRAPVRKSMEAAEIGMAAQLAWSQYQNGANHSKASNNGSHSNELQIRYKPTQPLKKRYDYKKPTVNRPIIKSPTLNRQSSKSSRNLPTNTKLKASKANNNNKVSRRNEHNLEPTSPILVSATATPAESKTTRSRSGTPDKESSVSPSTDYRKEDILKSVQGVDPNACEQIFNEILVTDEKVYWDDIAGLRNAKNSLKEAVVYPFLRPDLFKGLREPVRGMLLFGPPGTGKTMIAKAVATESNSTFFSVSASSLLSKYLGESEKLIRALFYMAKKLSPSIIFIDEIDSMLTARSDNENESSRRIKTELLIQWSSLSAATAQSEDRNNMLDSRVLVLGATNLPWAIDDAARRRFSRKLYIPLPDYETRLYHLKRLMAKQKNSLQDLDYELITEMTEGFSGSDLTSLAKEAAMEPIRDLGDKLMFADFDKIRGIDIKDFQNSLLTIKKSVSPESLQKYEEWSSKFGSTGA, via the coding sequence ATGGCACATGAAAAGTTTAGTGTACCTGAGAACTTTACGTTGGCTCAGTCTTTGCAATTGCTTTACTCTGTCGTCAGAAATCAATATAAAAACCTAGCAGACCTAATAATCAATGGCAAAGGTAATAAGGACTCAGTATCCTATGGGAAAATCCATAAAAACCTAGATTCTTTACTAGTATATGTCAATGAAGGTCTacgaaaaattgaaaagacGTATACCTTAAAGAAAGGATTAGGAAATCTTGTAGTTGATCATCCTGAATTGAGGAGCGTCATTGAGGACTTCCAAATTCTCGGCCAGGATATAAGAATTGCACGTCGCAAAGCAGAAACGCTCATGACTGAAGGAAACGATAGTCCTTCTTTgtcatcatcctcatctGTTTTGGGTCTTGGAACGGGAAATGGTTTGCGTTTTCCTaaactttggaaaatgGGCTCCAAAAGAGACAAATTGAAAGAAGCAGATGAAAAGGAGGCTAGAATTAATAAACAGGCTGATAATATCAGACGTGCAAGGAAGCtggaagaagagaaaaagttgGGAGCAAAACGTCAGTATGAGAGGGACTTAGAACtccaaagagaaaaattgatCGAGTTAAAggttaaagaaaaggtgGAATTTGAAGTGGCTCAAAAGTTGGAAGAGGAGAGAATCAAGagagaggaagaagaacgAAAACATAGAGATCAAGCGGAAAAGAAACGTATATCGACCCTAAAGCATGATAGGAAGACAAACTACAAGTCAAGAGCTAGTCTCGATAATTTCTCCTCGAATAACAAATCTTCTGGAAAGATTGACAACTCCCTAATTAAAAGGAGGTCCCTTGACATTGTACGGACCCCAGATGAGAGAATACGAGCTCCAGTAAGGAAATCAATGGAGGCAGCAGAAATCGGTATGGCCGCTCAGTTAGCCTGGTCTCAATATCAAAACGGGGcaaatcattcaaaagCGAGTAACAACGGCTCACATTCTAATGAACTTCAAATACGTTATAAGCCTACTCaacctttaaaaaaaaggtatgACTACAAAAAGCCAACGGTCAATCGACCGATTATAAAATCACCTACTCTCAATAGGCAAAGCAGCAAGTCTTCACGGAATCTACCCACGAATACCAAGCTGAAAGCGAGCAAAgccaacaacaacaacaaagttTCCCGTAGGAATGAGCATAATTTGGAGCCTACCTCCCCAATACTCGTTTCTGCGACAGCGACACCTGCTGAATCCAAAACCACACGTTCCAGAAGCGGTACACCTGATAAGGAAAGCTCTGTTAGTCCATCTACCGACTATAGAAAGGAGGATATATTGAAATCGGTGCAGGGAGTAGATCCAAACGCTTGCGAACAGATATTTAATGAGATCCTTGTAACGgatgaaaaagtttacTGGGATGATATCGCAGGCTTAAGGAATGCAAAgaattctttgaaagaagcAGTGGTTTACCCATTTTTGCGGCCTGATTTATTCAAAGGGTTAAGAGAACCCGTCAGAGGTATGCTTTTATTTGGCCCACCAGGTACAGGTAAGACAATGATTGCTAAGGCGGTCGCAACAGAGTCTAATTCCACATTTTTCAGTGTGAGTGCATCCTCTTTGCTATCGAAATATCTTGGTGAATCTGAGAAGCTAATTAGAGCATTGTTTTACATGgccaaaaaattgtcaCCCTCTATTATTTTCATAGATGAAATCGACTCTATGTTGACTGCTCGCTCTGACAATGAAAATGAGTCCTCGAGGAGAATTAAAACAGAACTGCTTATTCAGTGGTCCTCCTTATCTGCTGCTACTGCGCAATCTGAAGACCGAAACAATATGCTTGACAGCAGAGTGCTTGTCTTAGGAGCTACGAATTTACCATGGGCAATTGATGATGCAGCAAGAAGACGATTTTCACGGAAACTATATATTCCCCTACCTGATTATGAAACTAGACTATATCATTTAAAGAGATTAATGGCGAAGCAGAAAAATAGCTTGCAAGATTTGGACTATGAATTAATAACGGAAATGACAGAGGGGTTTTCTGGTTCTGATCTTACATCATTAGCCAAAGAAGCAGCAATGGAACCTATTAGGGATTTAGGAGATAAGTTAATGTTTGCGGATTTCGATAAGATCAGAGGAATTGACataaaagattttcaaaattccCTATtgacaataaaaaagagtGTGTCGCCAGAATCTCTACAAAAATATGAGGAGTGGTCTAGTAAATTTGGTAGTACTGGTGCCTGA